In Elusimicrobium sp., one genomic interval encodes:
- the murB gene encoding UDP-N-acetylmuramate dehydrogenase, whose translation MDYKQELKNFFADRCLLDEPMARHTTYRVGGPAEVYVYPQTREEWSFVLKLAQTENIPLRIIGFGSNILVSGKGLGGIVCSTKQMNRVFCEGENIKAEAGAALDKVCELACEAGLGGMEKLSGIPGSVGGAVYMNAGAFGQETFDCLEYFDVIDFEGRPATLLKEDLKYAYRKVEGIENYIVLSASFKLQKGDFTQLIAARNTVLHKRIEKQPLDLPSAGSVFKRPVGDYASRLIDDTGLRGLSIGGAKVSEKHAGFIVNFNHATPEDIKTLMDEVRKKVQEKHGIELEPEQILWGEFN comes from the coding sequence ATGGATTACAAACAAGAACTCAAAAATTTCTTCGCTGATCGTTGCCTGCTGGACGAACCCATGGCCCGCCACACTACCTATCGGGTAGGCGGCCCGGCCGAAGTATATGTTTACCCCCAAACGCGCGAAGAATGGAGTTTTGTTCTAAAACTGGCCCAAACGGAGAATATCCCTCTGCGCATCATCGGGTTCGGTTCCAATATTTTAGTAAGCGGCAAGGGGTTGGGCGGAATCGTCTGCTCCACCAAGCAAATGAATCGTGTTTTTTGCGAAGGAGAAAACATCAAAGCCGAAGCAGGCGCCGCTTTGGATAAAGTTTGTGAATTAGCCTGCGAAGCGGGTCTGGGCGGCATGGAAAAATTATCGGGCATTCCCGGAAGTGTCGGCGGAGCCGTTTACATGAACGCCGGCGCATTTGGACAAGAAACCTTTGATTGTCTGGAATACTTCGATGTAATTGATTTTGAAGGTCGCCCCGCCACTTTATTAAAAGAAGACCTTAAATATGCCTACCGCAAAGTGGAAGGTATCGAGAACTATATTGTTCTTTCCGCTTCTTTTAAGTTGCAAAAAGGCGATTTTACACAACTGATTGCCGCCCGCAACACCGTGCTTCATAAACGCATAGAAAAGCAACCGCTCGATTTGCCTTCCGCCGGGAGTGTGTTTAAGCGTCCGGTGGGTGATTATGCTTCGCGGCTGATAGATGATACCGGCTTAAGGGGATTATCTATCGGCGGGGCCAAAGTGAGCGAAAAACATGCCGGTTTTATTGTCAATTTCAATCATGCCACGCCTGAAGACATCAAAACTCTCATGGACGAAGTGCGCAAAAAAGTGCAGGAAAAACATGGCATAGAACTGGAACCTGAACAAATTTTATGGGGTGAGTTTAATTAA